A region from the Vibrio sp. SS-MA-C1-2 genome encodes:
- a CDS encoding sugar phosphate isomerase/epimerase, which translates to MEKLAINTAIFDGYPMEVGLSIIAELGVKNVEFAFNQGYVSNRLNSYFTQQNADKLRKMASEFDLNISALGCTMNLGSDDAIEQFKRRIDFAAYLNIPYLNTCTGRLTDKVRIIDNLKILGAYAKSQGRLICLENGGDENYNLFTTLDDGLELLALINNSAVALNFDPGNVVSMSTELDPTSLGIESLPYCRHFHIKDTLFRDQEVYFVSVGNGEITYRDLIRKIKEKNLPYSLEIPLRMHRGTDALPIIEKKPINIDVIKSTLKKSVEYINTI; encoded by the coding sequence ATGGAAAAGCTAGCAATAAATACAGCCATTTTTGATGGGTACCCAATGGAAGTAGGGTTGTCTATTATAGCAGAGCTAGGTGTTAAGAATGTTGAGTTTGCATTTAACCAAGGTTACGTTTCAAACAGGCTAAATAGTTATTTCACACAACAAAATGCAGATAAATTACGTAAAATGGCATCAGAATTCGATTTAAATATCAGTGCATTGGGCTGTACGATGAATTTAGGCAGTGATGATGCCATTGAACAATTTAAACGACGTATTGATTTTGCTGCTTATTTGAATATCCCCTACTTAAATACATGCACTGGACGTTTAACTGATAAAGTACGTATTATTGATAACCTTAAAATATTAGGTGCTTATGCTAAAAGTCAGGGACGTCTTATCTGTTTAGAAAATGGTGGTGATGAAAATTATAATTTATTTACAACACTCGATGATGGATTAGAATTGTTGGCATTAATTAATAATTCTGCAGTTGCACTTAACTTTGATCCTGGTAACGTTGTGTCAATGTCAACAGAGCTTGATCCAACAAGTTTAGGTATTGAGAGTTTACCTTATTGTCGCCATTTTCATATCAAAGATACGCTTTTTAGAGATCAAGAAGTTTATTTTGTATCTGTAGGTAATGGAGAAATTACCTATAGAGATCTAATACGCAAAATTAAAGAGAAAAATTTGCCATATAGTTTAGAAATACCTTTAAGAATGCATAGAGGTACAGATGCTCTGCCTATTATAGAAAAAAAACCAATTAATATTGATGTGATTAAATCTACTTTGAAAAAGAGTGTGGAGTATATTAATACTATTTAA
- a CDS encoding 4-hydroxythreonine-4-phosphate dehydrogenase PdxA, translating to MIKPTIAFILGDPSGIGPEVSAKILSKPEVRKKANILIIADENELRRGMDIASSSFEYNVITDQNEIDGLSFVDNKPVLLKFKSSNLTPIEYAAVTEQGGAYALETLRIAVDLTLAKKTHGICFAPLNKQAMHLAGLQHRDELSWFSELTDFNGFGCEINVVDDIWAGRVTSHIPFKNIIENLTIDSVFETIELMHKTLRSAGKETPKIAVQALNPHGGENGLFGDEEQVIIAPAIEKAKAAGIAAYGPFPADTTMWAVQKQKLDSVVSMYHDQGATALKMMGFDRGVTVQGGIPIPIATANHGSAFDIYGQNIASDLALENAFNLTVNMAKSYMIK from the coding sequence ATGATAAAACCAACTATTGCATTTATTCTAGGTGATCCATCTGGAATTGGGCCTGAAGTTTCAGCCAAAATTTTAAGTAAACCGGAAGTAAGAAAAAAAGCAAATATTCTCATTATTGCTGATGAAAATGAATTAAGAAGAGGGATGGATATTGCTTCTTCAAGTTTTGAGTATAACGTTATTACTGATCAAAATGAGATTGATGGGTTAAGTTTTGTTGATAATAAACCGGTATTACTTAAGTTTAAGTCATCAAATTTAACACCGATTGAATATGCTGCTGTAACTGAACAAGGTGGCGCATACGCATTAGAAACCTTGCGAATTGCAGTTGACCTAACCCTTGCTAAGAAAACTCATGGAATTTGTTTTGCACCACTAAATAAGCAAGCGATGCACCTTGCCGGACTTCAGCATAGAGATGAGCTTTCTTGGTTTTCTGAATTGACAGATTTTAATGGTTTTGGCTGTGAAATTAATGTAGTGGATGATATTTGGGCTGGACGTGTCACATCCCATATCCCGTTTAAGAATATCATTGAAAATTTAACTATTGATTCAGTTTTTGAGACGATTGAATTGATGCATAAGACATTACGATCAGCAGGTAAAGAAACACCAAAAATTGCAGTTCAAGCGTTGAATCCTCATGGTGGTGAAAATGGATTGTTTGGTGATGAAGAGCAAGTCATCATTGCTCCTGCGATTGAAAAAGCAAAAGCGGCAGGAATTGCAGCTTATGGACCATTTCCTGCTGATACAACAATGTGGGCTGTACAGAAGCAAAAACTAGATTCGGTTGTTTCCATGTACCATGATCAAGGTGCGACTGCATTAAAAATGATGGGGTTTGATCGAGGTGTTACTGTTCAAGGTGGAATTCCAATCCCAATTGCTACTGCTAATCATGGTTCTGCATTTGACATTTATGGTCAAAATATAGCTTCAGATTTGGCTTTAGAGAATGCATTTAATTTGACAGTAAATATGGCTAAATCTTATATGATTAAATAA
- a CDS encoding tripartite tricarboxylate transporter substrate binding protein, with translation MKKLNKLAILLVACASPVFANDWEPSKNIEWVNTSSAGGGTSIFTQSALEIIKNKGLVDENIIVNYKTDGGGAIGRRDVAMKRSKGHVLLTFNYGDLKPYIEVEGGQIENFTPLAVLASDSQVILTRSDSGYKNIDQLLSAMKTDERIMVGGSKSDDEAIYTDLKNKVGGNVEYIRSNSTAEALTLLLGGHVDIAIAKPAASLDLVTSGELVPLVSTGEVRFTEPFDTPTLKEKGYDISYNIWRGVVGPKNMPKEAAEYWSEVLVQVANSPEWKENYISKFMLQPVNMDMQQAYTFMYEQADEMKK, from the coding sequence ATGAAAAAATTAAATAAATTGGCAATTTTACTTGTCGCATGTGCTTCTCCAGTATTTGCAAATGATTGGGAACCTTCAAAAAACATTGAATGGGTAAATACTTCAAGTGCGGGCGGCGGTACATCTATTTTCACTCAATCAGCTTTAGAAATTATCAAGAACAAAGGGTTGGTTGATGAAAATATCATCGTCAACTATAAAACTGACGGTGGAGGAGCGATTGGGCGCAGAGATGTCGCAATGAAGCGCAGTAAAGGTCATGTACTTTTAACATTTAATTATGGTGATTTGAAACCTTATATTGAAGTTGAAGGAGGGCAAATTGAGAACTTTACTCCTCTAGCCGTTTTAGCTTCTGATAGCCAAGTTATTTTAACGCGTTCAGATTCAGGTTATAAAAACATAGATCAACTGCTTTCGGCAATGAAAACTGATGAAAGAATCATGGTTGGTGGTTCTAAGTCTGATGATGAAGCGATTTATACAGATTTAAAAAATAAAGTTGGTGGTAACGTAGAGTATATTCGTTCGAATTCTACGGCAGAAGCACTGACGTTACTGCTTGGTGGCCATGTTGATATCGCAATTGCTAAACCTGCCGCATCTTTAGACTTGGTAACAAGTGGGGAGCTAGTACCTTTAGTTTCTACAGGTGAAGTGCGATTTACTGAACCATTTGATACCCCAACACTAAAAGAAAAAGGATATGATATTTCTTATAATATTTGGCGTGGTGTAGTAGGTCCAAAGAATATGCCAAAAGAAGCTGCTGAATATTGGTCTGAAGTTTTAGTTCAAGTGGCAAATAGTCCTGAATGGAAAGAAAATTATATCAGTAAATTCATGTTACAGCCTGTAAATATGGATATGCAACAAGCTTATACTTTCATGTATGAGCAAGCTGATGAGATGAAAAAGTAA
- a CDS encoding tripartite tricarboxylate transporter permease, whose translation MDTLSLLMSGMQTALTYQNILAAIAGAFLGLMVGAMPGIGSLAGVALLLPITFQFEPVTGIIMLSAVYYSNMYGGSYSAILLNIPGDSPAVMTALDGNKMAKNGKAGKALFTANISSFIGGTVGIIFLTLLGPAMARFGLKFGPVEMAALLMVAMTSLSWLMGDSPTKGVITTLLGILIATIGFDIIVGTPRYHFDSLYLLGGVPFIPLVIGMFGFSQVMDMMEIRKNKHHIETKLSIKDSLLTMKEIKRIIPVSIRSSLLGTSVGVLPGAGATTGSFLGYMIEKKVGKNSEQMGEGAMEGVSAAEAANNSAAASAFAPLLSLGIPGSGTGAVLLGGLLMYGLNPGPLLFTNEPDFTWGVIASLYLANIITLLVALSIIPFLVKILKVPVEIMIPIITVICIVGAYCSSNSYFGIIVMLVSGVIGFFLKKNDYPIAPLLLAFVLAPTLEVNIRRALLISEGDPLIFFQKPISLVLMTFLFLIILYPIIKKLFFNNHQKQQVL comes from the coding sequence ATGGATACTTTAAGTTTATTAATGAGTGGGATGCAAACAGCATTAACTTATCAAAATATTTTAGCTGCTATTGCCGGTGCATTTTTAGGATTAATGGTTGGTGCTATGCCAGGTATTGGTTCTTTGGCCGGTGTAGCTCTATTACTACCTATTACTTTTCAGTTTGAGCCTGTTACTGGAATTATTATGTTATCTGCGGTGTATTATTCAAATATGTATGGTGGATCTTATAGTGCTATTTTGTTGAATATTCCAGGCGATAGCCCAGCTGTAATGACAGCCCTTGATGGTAATAAAATGGCAAAAAATGGTAAAGCCGGCAAGGCTCTGTTTACAGCTAATATATCATCATTCATCGGCGGAACTGTTGGGATTATATTTTTAACCTTGCTTGGGCCAGCCATGGCTCGATTTGGTTTGAAATTTGGACCTGTAGAAATGGCGGCTTTGCTAATGGTGGCAATGACGTCATTAAGCTGGTTAATGGGAGACAGTCCAACTAAAGGTGTTATTACTACTTTATTAGGTATATTAATTGCGACAATTGGTTTTGATATTATTGTTGGTACACCAAGATATCACTTTGATTCTTTGTATTTATTAGGTGGGGTTCCATTTATACCGTTGGTTATTGGTATGTTCGGTTTTTCTCAGGTAATGGATATGATGGAGATAAGAAAGAATAAACATCACATTGAAACTAAGCTTTCTATTAAAGATAGTTTATTAACAATGAAAGAAATAAAACGTATTATTCCTGTAAGTATTCGTTCTAGTTTACTTGGAACATCTGTTGGTGTTCTACCAGGGGCTGGAGCGACAACAGGCTCATTTCTTGGCTATATGATAGAAAAGAAGGTGGGTAAAAATAGTGAACAAATGGGCGAAGGCGCTATGGAAGGTGTCTCTGCTGCAGAAGCTGCAAATAATTCTGCTGCTGCATCTGCGTTTGCACCATTACTTTCATTAGGTATTCCAGGCTCAGGTACAGGTGCTGTATTACTCGGTGGTTTATTAATGTATGGACTGAACCCGGGTCCATTGTTATTTACCAATGAGCCAGATTTCACTTGGGGAGTAATTGCTTCATTATATCTAGCAAATATCATTACGCTATTAGTTGCACTTTCAATTATTCCTTTTTTGGTGAAAATATTAAAAGTGCCAGTTGAAATAATGATTCCAATCATCACTGTTATTTGTATTGTTGGCGCATATTGCTCAAGTAATTCCTATTTTGGAATCATTGTAATGTTAGTTTCTGGTGTTATTGGGTTTTTCCTTAAAAAGAATGACTATCCTATTGCACCATTACTTCTTGCATTTGTATTAGCTCCAACGTTAGAAGTTAATATTCGTAGAGCGTTATTGATTTCAGAAGGTGATCCTTTAATATTTTTCCAAAAACCAATTTCATTAGTATTAATGACATTTTTATTCTTAATTATTTTATATCCAATTATCAAAAAATTATTTTTTAATAATCATCAAAAACAACAAGTCCTATAG
- a CDS encoding dihydroxyacetone kinase subunit DhaK: MRKPKKLINNPLNVAKEQFTGLLAAMNGKLEQLPNMTATMRTDYPKDKVAIITGGGSGHEPLFAGYVGPGLADAAVLGDIFAAPPPNTILDTTMAVDNGKGIIYIYGNYAGDNMNFDIAAELADDEDIQTHTVRVWDDIASAPLEKIEERRGTAGDLYVLKIAGAASDHYSDFDKIVSVTEKARDNTRSIGVALSAGSVPQTNTFNFELPDDEIEIGMGLHGEPGVSREKMSTADETVDILINNLCEDLPYRSGDKVALLINNLGSSTYMEMFIANKRVHELLNEKGIVIHDTLVGSYCTSQEMSGYSITLLKLDEELQVLYDHPCSSFALNK, encoded by the coding sequence ATGAGAAAGCCAAAAAAACTAATTAATAATCCATTAAATGTTGCTAAAGAACAGTTCACCGGTCTATTAGCCGCAATGAATGGCAAACTTGAACAACTACCGAATATGACAGCAACAATGCGTACAGACTACCCAAAAGATAAAGTCGCTATTATTACAGGAGGTGGATCTGGTCATGAGCCTTTATTTGCTGGATATGTAGGACCAGGCCTTGCTGATGCAGCAGTACTCGGTGATATATTTGCAGCACCGCCACCGAATACGATTTTAGATACAACTATGGCTGTGGATAATGGTAAAGGTATTATCTATATTTACGGTAATTATGCTGGTGACAATATGAATTTTGATATTGCTGCTGAACTTGCTGATGATGAAGATATTCAAACTCATACGGTTAGAGTTTGGGATGATATTGCCTCTGCACCACTAGAAAAAATAGAGGAGCGTCGAGGTACTGCTGGTGACTTGTATGTTTTAAAAATTGCAGGTGCTGCGTCTGATCACTATAGCGATTTCGATAAAATAGTTTCTGTAACGGAGAAGGCAAGGGATAATACGCGTTCCATTGGTGTTGCCTTATCGGCGGGGTCGGTTCCACAAACGAATACTTTTAACTTTGAGCTTCCTGATGATGAAATAGAAATTGGAATGGGGCTTCATGGTGAACCTGGTGTTTCTCGAGAGAAGATGTCAACTGCTGATGAGACTGTTGATATTCTAATTAACAACTTATGTGAAGATTTACCTTATCGTTCTGGAGATAAGGTTGCACTACTTATTAATAATTTAGGCTCATCAACTTATATGGAAATGTTTATTGCGAATAAACGAGTACATGAATTGTTAAATGAAAAAGGGATTGTAATTCATGACACATTAGTCGGCAGCTATTGTACATCACAAGAGATGTCAGGATATTCAATTACATTATTGAAATTGGATGAAGAATTGCAAGTTCTTTATGATCACCCTTGCTCTTCATTTGCATTAAATAAATAG
- a CDS encoding RpiB/LacA/LacB family sugar-phosphate isomerase — MIAIGCDDAAVDLKECLKKHLTMKGISYIDYNDAGIQDELYPDTARRVAESVSQGKHKRGIILCGTGIGVSIVANKVPGIRAALCHDTFSAERARKSNDAQIITMGARVIGQELAKTILDTWLNSNFVDGPSTPKVNRIKEIEKEYLTETL; from the coding sequence ATGATTGCAATTGGATGTGATGATGCAGCAGTAGATTTAAAAGAGTGTTTAAAGAAACACTTAACTATGAAAGGTATCTCTTATATCGACTATAACGATGCAGGTATTCAAGATGAACTTTATCCTGATACGGCAAGAAGGGTTGCTGAATCAGTCAGTCAAGGAAAGCATAAAAGAGGAATAATTCTGTGCGGTACCGGGATTGGTGTCTCTATCGTTGCGAATAAGGTTCCAGGTATACGTGCTGCTTTATGCCATGACACATTTTCAGCAGAAAGAGCCAGAAAGAGTAATGATGCACAAATTATTACAATGGGTGCAAGAGTTATCGGGCAAGAGTTGGCTAAAACGATTCTGGATACTTGGCTAAATTCTAATTTTGTCGATGGCCCATCTACACCCAAAGTCAATCGTATAAAAGAAATAGAAAAAGAATACTTAACTGAAACATTATAG